The following proteins are encoded in a genomic region of Lactiplantibacillus plantarum:
- the asnA gene encoding aspartate--ammonia ligase, producing the protein MHLIIPKDYDPKLSVKETQQAIRYIRETFQDEFGKQLNLSRLSAPMFVEKKTGLNDNLNGVEKPVSFTMQDMGDEQIEIVHSLAKWKRVALKRYGFDMHEGLYTNMNAIRKDEDLDNYHSAYVDQWDWEKVISKEERTVETLKATVRQIFKVIKHMEHEVWYKFPQAVHHLPDEIHFLTTQELEDMYPDMTPRERENAICKKLGCVFLMQIGWKLDSGERHDGRAPDYDDWKLNGDILFWYEPLDQAIEISSMGIRVDAESMKKQLKDVDAEDRLSLPYHQMILNADVPYTIGGGIGQSRLCMLLLGKAHVGEVQAALWPQAMIDQCAEHNIHLL; encoded by the coding sequence ATGCATTTAATTATTCCAAAGGATTACGATCCTAAATTATCCGTTAAAGAAACCCAACAGGCCATTCGTTACATTCGTGAAACGTTCCAAGATGAATTTGGGAAGCAACTAAACTTATCTCGGCTTTCAGCACCGATGTTCGTTGAAAAGAAAACTGGTCTGAACGATAACTTAAACGGTGTCGAAAAACCTGTCTCCTTCACTATGCAAGACATGGGTGATGAACAAATCGAAATCGTTCACTCACTTGCTAAGTGGAAACGGGTCGCTTTAAAGCGCTACGGTTTTGATATGCATGAAGGTCTCTACACGAACATGAACGCTATTCGTAAGGATGAAGATTTAGACAATTACCACTCCGCCTACGTTGATCAATGGGATTGGGAAAAAGTGATCAGTAAGGAAGAACGAACCGTTGAAACTTTGAAAGCCACGGTACGTCAAATATTTAAAGTGATCAAGCACATGGAACACGAAGTTTGGTACAAGTTCCCACAAGCCGTTCACCACTTACCAGACGAAATTCACTTCTTAACCACACAAGAGCTCGAAGACATGTACCCTGACATGACGCCGCGCGAACGCGAAAACGCCATTTGCAAGAAACTCGGCTGTGTCTTCTTAATGCAAATTGGCTGGAAGCTTGATTCCGGCGAACGTCACGATGGCCGCGCCCCCGACTATGATGACTGGAAATTGAACGGCGATATCCTCTTCTGGTATGAACCATTAGACCAAGCTATCGAAATCTCAAGTATGGGAATCCGGGTCGATGCTGAATCAATGAAGAAACAACTTAAAGACGTGGACGCCGAAGACCGGCTTAGCTTGCCATACCACCAAATGATCTTGAACGCGGACGTCCCTTACACGATCGGTGGCGGGATTGGTCAATCACGGCTCTGCATGTTATTACTTGGCAAAGCCCATGTCGGTGAAGTACAAGCTGCCTTGTGGCCACAAGCCATGATCGACCAATGTGCCGAACATAACATTCATTTACTTTAA
- the recQ gene encoding DNA helicase RecQ, which produces MIDLAAAQQVLKTTFGYDEFRPGQKAVIEQVLAGENTLAIMPTGGGKSLCYQIPALLFQGLTVVVSPLISLMKDQVDALNDNGIAATFINSSLDFQEINERLQELRAGDYTLLYVAPERLDSDYFIQALGRLPIQLLAIDEAHCISQWGHDFRPSYLALSTAIEQLPTHPQVLALTATATEQVAADICGRLAIDPQHEVNTGFARDNLDLTVVKDQDTDRYILDYLKVNHGEAGIIYASTRKEVMRLTSLLQKHDIKATPYHAGLDDAVRRQNQEDFLYDRVDVMVATNAFGMGIDKSNVRFVIHAQVPGTLEAYYQEAGRAGRDGLPSEAILIFRPVDIQLQHFFIDESEMDTEHRHLAYQKLQVMTRYANTQGCLQQFILKYFGEKSAPCGRCSNCTDQRESQDITTAAQQVLSCVVRLHSRFGKGVVAQVLTGANNQRVRESNLNTLSTYGLMSGQRQKSVVELIDFLTASGYLQSVGGQYPTLTVSASGVAVLKGTTTVHRKTAQKVQQTVPENSALFEQLRTLRRQLAEEQGVPPFVIFSDRTLHSMCDLMPEDDAAFLTVKGVGTSKLEKYGETFMATIRAAAHAESATSTDEETD; this is translated from the coding sequence ATGATTGACTTAGCGGCGGCACAGCAAGTATTAAAGACCACGTTCGGATATGATGAATTCCGACCGGGGCAAAAAGCAGTGATTGAACAAGTGTTGGCCGGTGAAAACACCCTAGCGATTATGCCGACTGGGGGTGGTAAGTCATTATGTTACCAAATCCCAGCGTTACTTTTTCAGGGGCTGACCGTCGTTGTCTCACCATTGATTTCTTTAATGAAAGATCAGGTAGACGCGTTAAATGATAATGGCATCGCGGCGACTTTTATTAACAGTTCACTGGATTTCCAAGAGATTAACGAACGGCTCCAAGAACTACGGGCGGGGGATTATACCTTACTTTACGTGGCACCCGAGCGGTTAGATTCGGATTACTTTATTCAAGCGCTGGGCCGGTTGCCCATTCAACTGTTAGCAATTGATGAGGCCCACTGTATTTCACAGTGGGGGCACGATTTTCGTCCCAGTTATTTAGCGCTCAGCACGGCGATTGAACAATTGCCGACCCATCCGCAAGTTCTAGCTTTAACGGCGACGGCAACTGAGCAAGTTGCTGCGGATATTTGCGGCCGCTTAGCGATCGATCCACAACATGAAGTGAATACTGGTTTTGCCCGCGATAACTTGGATTTGACGGTGGTCAAGGACCAAGACACGGACCGTTACATTTTAGATTATTTGAAAGTTAATCATGGTGAAGCCGGGATTATTTACGCCAGCACCCGTAAAGAAGTGATGCGTCTGACGAGTTTGTTGCAAAAGCATGATATTAAGGCCACGCCGTACCACGCTGGGCTAGATGATGCGGTTCGGCGGCAAAACCAAGAGGATTTCTTGTACGACCGTGTTGACGTCATGGTGGCAACCAACGCGTTTGGAATGGGCATTGATAAGAGTAACGTGCGTTTTGTGATTCACGCGCAGGTCCCCGGAACTTTGGAAGCTTATTATCAGGAAGCCGGTCGGGCTGGCCGGGATGGGTTACCTAGTGAAGCGATTTTGATTTTTCGACCGGTTGATATTCAACTTCAGCACTTCTTTATTGATGAGTCGGAGATGGATACGGAGCACCGACACCTGGCGTATCAGAAGCTACAGGTGATGACACGGTATGCGAATACCCAGGGCTGTTTACAACAGTTTATCTTGAAATACTTTGGTGAAAAATCCGCGCCGTGTGGTCGGTGTAGTAATTGTACTGATCAGCGAGAATCACAGGATATCACCACGGCAGCTCAACAAGTCTTATCGTGCGTCGTTAGGCTTCATTCCCGGTTCGGTAAAGGGGTCGTGGCCCAGGTATTGACGGGCGCTAATAATCAACGGGTCCGCGAATCGAACCTCAATACGTTGTCGACGTACGGGTTGATGTCCGGGCAGCGACAGAAGAGTGTCGTGGAACTGATCGATTTTTTGACTGCGAGCGGTTATTTGCAGTCGGTGGGTGGTCAGTATCCAACGCTGACAGTCTCAGCGAGTGGAGTGGCCGTGCTTAAAGGAACGACCACGGTACACCGAAAGACGGCCCAAAAGGTGCAGCAGACGGTGCCAGAGAACAGTGCCCTCTTCGAACAATTGCGGACACTTCGGCGCCAATTGGCGGAAGAACAGGGCGTACCACCATTTGTGATTTTTTCTGACCGGACGCTTCATTCGATGTGTGACCTGATGCCAGAAGACGATGCAGCTTTCTTAACGGTCAAAGGGGTCGGGACCAGCAAACTTGAAAAGTATGGTGAAACCTTTATGGCGACGATTCGAGCGGCAGCTCATGCGGAATCAGCAACTAGCACCGATGAGGAAACCGATTAG
- a CDS encoding RNA polymerase sigma factor sigma-70 region 4 domain-containing protein, with protein sequence MMPTNLTLLERKISNNLNCLYFVNHPVYRIQKDHQLALASEYNLAGNVTEIICDEQQRYHILFVARKEIVLTEKKVAKVTNNQLGQDTVQFLATLGYQFPPAQPAGELSQPTILPSPTELSECPTAYVIIDCEFGTRFRRNGSAKAVSWHVIESPELRASIFQLSAIGFSHHTQTAPFFNRYFDDPNFLPDKKLAGLSATGLTTVAYEAQGDPLTILKAFIQQVIQPQLPLVFWDQTQDMKHIRLLLTQYYQQLTPTEQQLVSRPVTIFDAQAYTNTLINRGNHKVGSHDLPLNGLAALFNISNPHQHNAIWDVQTTELVMVKLAELTHQTPVITTPPAPIALPATVPAVVPSIQTPSPTPQHASHAQVHQLRARGKTYREIAAVTGFSISGINYILKKARSIPTRSESV encoded by the coding sequence ATGATGCCAACGAACCTAACCTTACTTGAGCGTAAGATCTCAAATAACTTGAATTGTCTATACTTTGTCAACCATCCCGTTTACCGTATTCAAAAGGACCATCAATTAGCACTCGCTTCAGAATACAACCTTGCCGGCAACGTGACCGAAATTATCTGTGATGAACAGCAGCGCTATCATATTTTATTCGTGGCGCGTAAAGAAATTGTCTTAACTGAAAAGAAGGTCGCTAAAGTAACCAATAACCAGCTCGGGCAGGATACCGTTCAATTTCTGGCGACGCTGGGATACCAGTTTCCCCCTGCGCAGCCGGCCGGTGAACTAAGCCAACCCACGATCCTACCTTCACCAACGGAATTGAGTGAATGTCCGACCGCTTACGTAATCATCGACTGCGAGTTCGGCACTCGCTTTCGTCGTAATGGCTCCGCTAAAGCCGTCAGTTGGCACGTCATCGAATCACCCGAATTACGGGCTAGTATCTTCCAGCTCAGTGCCATCGGTTTTTCCCATCATACGCAGACAGCGCCTTTTTTCAATCGTTACTTCGATGATCCTAACTTTTTACCTGACAAAAAGTTGGCCGGTTTATCAGCAACTGGCTTAACGACCGTCGCTTACGAGGCGCAAGGCGACCCCCTGACGATTCTAAAAGCATTTATCCAGCAAGTTATCCAGCCACAACTCCCCCTCGTTTTTTGGGATCAGACACAGGACATGAAACACATTCGATTATTACTAACTCAGTATTATCAGCAATTGACCCCCACCGAACAGCAGCTAGTCAGTCGCCCGGTCACGATTTTTGATGCCCAAGCCTATACGAATACCTTGATCAATCGTGGCAACCATAAGGTCGGTAGCCATGATCTGCCATTAAATGGCTTAGCCGCACTCTTTAATATCAGCAATCCACACCAGCATAACGCCATTTGGGATGTTCAGACAACTGAATTAGTCATGGTTAAGCTTGCTGAACTAACTCACCAAACGCCGGTAATCACTACACCGCCTGCACCGATCGCACTACCAGCTACGGTGCCAGCGGTGGTTCCGTCAATCCAGACGCCTAGCCCCACACCACAACATGCCAGCCACGCGCAAGTTCACCAGTTACGGGCACGTGGCAAGACTTACCGTGAAATTGCGGCGGTCACCGGTTTTAGTATTAGCGGGATTAATTATATTCTCAAAAAAGCCCGTTCTATCCCGACCCGCTCAGAAAGCGTATAA
- a CDS encoding ArsR/SmtB family transcription factor yields the protein MANFQQSETALIESATLINIFAEKIRRQIIIALGNSDNGLNVTDITALVNISRPAVSHHLRLMREAGVIDMRSNGVEHIYFLTLTAPLQQLQATFATLTADNAPLSQS from the coding sequence ATGGCTAATTTTCAACAATCCGAAACGGCACTTATTGAAAGTGCCACACTAATTAATATCTTCGCCGAAAAAATTCGGCGTCAGATTATCATTGCTCTGGGGAACAGTGATAATGGTCTCAACGTTACTGATATTACCGCCTTGGTCAATATTTCACGCCCCGCCGTTTCACATCATCTACGCTTAATGCGTGAAGCTGGGGTCATTGATATGCGCAGTAACGGAGTCGAGCATATTTATTTTCTCACGTTAACCGCACCATTACAGCAATTACAGGCAACTTTTGCGACGCTAACGGCTGATAACGCGCCACTTAGTCAGTCGTAA
- a CDS encoding helix-turn-helix domain-containing protein, translated as MDRGRRATLEERIAIVKYTLDHCNDYREAAKHFNVSYPQVYTWVRKYRQHGMEGLVDHRGRPKQG; from the coding sequence ATGGATCGAGGACGACGCGCAACGCTGGAAGAACGAATTGCGATCGTAAAGTATACGCTGGACCATTGCAACGATTATCGAGAAGCCGCTAAGCATTTTAATGTTTCGTATCCACAAGTCTATACATGGGTACGAAAATATCGACAACACGGCATGGAAGGTTTGGTGGATCACCGTGGCCGACCCAAGCAAGGCTAA
- a CDS encoding flavodoxin family protein, with product MMGVENVKVLGILGSHRADGVTAQLLQAVLKGAAASADTELVNLNDYELRPDHDSQPNADLDALEAKLMAADVWVLAAPTYLGSLSGVMKNFCDCFRGRIARFNSVGEAVPDRFKNKHYVTITDCYAGGIENYLTGVTDATFKTLDKFLTMGGLIKLREIVVTKTWGMQTITAAKQAECERVGARAAHKKERDDSTVKRYIQLFFMIAVMALLTMGIEAGIQQLIPLNNFWAYYGVFVVVFYVLLAMILHFFTVVKHRRR from the coding sequence ATGATGGGAGTGGAAAATGTGAAAGTCTTAGGAATATTAGGTTCGCATCGCGCTGATGGCGTGACTGCCCAGCTACTGCAAGCCGTCTTAAAGGGGGCCGCGGCCAGCGCTGACACGGAACTAGTCAACCTCAACGATTATGAGTTGCGACCAGATCACGATAGTCAACCGAATGCTGACTTAGACGCGCTGGAAGCAAAATTAATGGCGGCGGATGTCTGGGTATTAGCTGCACCAACCTATTTGGGGAGCTTATCGGGGGTAATGAAAAACTTCTGTGACTGTTTTCGGGGGCGGATCGCACGGTTTAATTCCGTGGGTGAAGCAGTACCTGATCGCTTTAAGAACAAGCATTATGTGACGATCACGGATTGTTACGCGGGTGGTATTGAAAATTATTTGACCGGCGTGACTGACGCAACGTTTAAAACACTTGATAAATTTTTGACGATGGGTGGTCTCATCAAATTACGGGAGATTGTCGTAACTAAAACGTGGGGTATGCAAACCATCACAGCTGCTAAGCAAGCAGAATGTGAACGGGTCGGCGCGCGGGCTGCACATAAAAAGGAAAGGGATGACAGTACGGTGAAACGGTATATTCAATTATTCTTCATGATTGCGGTGATGGCACTACTAACCATGGGAATCGAAGCGGGGATTCAACAATTGATTCCGCTGAACAATTTTTGGGCCTACTACGGCGTCTTTGTCGTCGTCTTTTATGTTCTTTTAGCAATGATTTTACATTTCTTCACTGTTGTTAAACACCGGCGTCGTTAA
- a CDS encoding RluA family pseudouridine synthase, which yields MEFTWQHQGQPMAMKRFLTTHAISMRTIKAIKHGTGAFLVNNQVQTGVITIHDGDIAGIQLPDEAPDTAVVVSEQPIQIEYEDANWLVLNKSAGLTSVPGPSNRTDTLVNRIKGYLIASHASNQRPHLVTRLDRDTSGLVLVAKHRVAQGMLTEPRIAAQLVKTYQAWIEGTITPASGTIDRPIGRVADSPRRVVTTAGQRAITTYQVEADQLQHNVSRLRLELVTGRTHQIRVHLTALGHPLLGDALYGGNLAWIQRQALHAASLQFFDPFSEQILHFEAALPADLQALNHD from the coding sequence ATGGAATTTACTTGGCAACACCAGGGACAACCAATGGCAATGAAACGATTCTTGACGACGCATGCCATCAGTATGCGAACAATCAAGGCAATCAAGCATGGCACCGGCGCGTTTCTTGTCAATAATCAAGTTCAAACGGGCGTTATTACCATTCATGATGGCGATATTGCGGGAATTCAACTACCAGACGAGGCACCGGATACAGCGGTAGTCGTCAGCGAACAACCAATCCAAATTGAGTATGAAGATGCTAATTGGCTCGTTCTTAATAAATCAGCCGGGTTAACCAGCGTGCCGGGGCCTAGTAATCGGACCGATACGTTGGTCAATCGAATCAAGGGTTATTTGATAGCCAGTCATGCCAGTAATCAACGACCGCACCTGGTCACGCGGTTGGACCGGGATACGAGTGGCCTTGTGTTAGTTGCTAAACATCGGGTGGCGCAGGGGATGTTGACAGAGCCCCGAATTGCGGCGCAATTAGTGAAGACGTATCAAGCTTGGATCGAAGGGACCATTACGCCGGCTAGTGGCACAATTGATCGCCCGATTGGCCGGGTGGCTGACAGTCCTCGGCGAGTGGTCACCACGGCGGGCCAACGCGCCATTACGACGTATCAAGTGGAGGCGGACCAATTGCAGCATAACGTGAGTCGGTTACGGTTGGAACTTGTGACTGGACGGACGCATCAAATTCGGGTTCATCTAACCGCGCTTGGGCACCCCTTATTAGGTGATGCGCTGTATGGCGGTAACTTGGCGTGGATTCAACGGCAAGCCTTACACGCCGCTAGTTTACAGTTCTTTGACCCCTTTTCGGAACAGATTTTACACTTTGAGGCGGCATTGCCAGCTGATCTGCAAGCCTTGAATCACGACTGA
- a CDS encoding C69 family dipeptidase, with protein MEKRIKGSCTTILVGKKASIDGSTIISRNDDGHEALDPERLVVVNPADQPRHYQSVISKVEVDLPDNPLRYTSIPNSILTNGTWPAAGINSENIAMSATETITTNSRILGIDPFVAGGIGEEDLCTLVLPYIHSAKEGVTRLGALLEQYGTYEPNGIAFSDQDEIWWLETIGGHHWAAKRIPDDAYVVAPNRMNIDDFDFNADDTLASADLEQLIEDYHLNPDFDRVNLRHIFGSASIKDTVYNNPRAWFGQKYFTPDVVQDPMEQDLPFICHANRKISIEDVKFVLSSHFENTKYDVYGSGSEADKTLFRPIGINRNHDVHILQIRNNVPAAVAGIHWLAFGANTFNTVVPFYANVNDTPASYKDADGTFNLNHMYWLSCTTALLGDTDYDFYVDMRNSYELEAMSAYRKIENDTDADLANHQDVTAYLETANQQLADTAMKLQTKLLGDMVIAGSEKMKLRYNLND; from the coding sequence ATGGAAAAACGTATTAAAGGTTCATGTACCACGATTCTCGTCGGTAAAAAAGCCTCAATCGATGGCTCGACCATTATTTCACGAAACGATGATGGTCACGAAGCCCTAGACCCCGAACGATTAGTTGTGGTCAATCCCGCAGATCAACCCCGGCACTATCAGTCCGTCATTAGTAAGGTCGAAGTCGACTTACCTGACAATCCCTTACGGTATACTTCAATTCCCAACTCAATCTTGACCAATGGGACCTGGCCAGCAGCAGGGATCAACAGTGAGAACATCGCCATGTCCGCAACCGAAACCATCACCACGAACTCGCGTATCTTGGGAATCGATCCCTTCGTTGCCGGCGGAATTGGTGAAGAAGACCTTTGCACCCTAGTATTACCATACATTCACAGCGCCAAGGAAGGCGTTACTCGTCTAGGTGCCCTGCTTGAACAATACGGGACTTACGAACCAAACGGTATCGCTTTTTCTGATCAAGACGAAATCTGGTGGTTAGAAACCATTGGTGGTCACCACTGGGCTGCTAAACGTATTCCTGACGATGCTTACGTGGTTGCTCCGAACCGCATGAATATTGACGATTTCGATTTTAACGCTGATGATACCTTAGCTTCAGCTGACCTTGAACAATTAATTGAAGATTACCACTTGAATCCTGACTTTGACCGTGTCAACTTGCGGCACATCTTTGGAAGTGCTTCAATCAAAGATACGGTTTACAACAACCCCCGGGCTTGGTTCGGTCAGAAATACTTCACGCCGGACGTTGTGCAAGATCCAATGGAACAAGACTTACCATTCATCTGCCATGCTAACCGTAAGATTTCTATCGAAGACGTCAAGTTCGTTTTGAGTTCTCACTTTGAAAACACGAAATACGATGTTTACGGGAGTGGCTCTGAAGCTGACAAAACCCTTTTCCGGCCAATCGGGATCAACCGTAACCACGATGTGCACATCTTACAGATTCGCAACAACGTCCCCGCTGCTGTTGCCGGTATTCACTGGTTAGCCTTTGGTGCCAATACCTTCAACACGGTCGTACCATTCTATGCAAATGTCAATGACACGCCAGCTAGCTACAAAGATGCGGACGGCACCTTTAATCTCAACCACATGTACTGGTTAAGCTGTACAACCGCCCTTTTGGGTGACACCGACTACGACTTTTACGTGGATATGCGGAATAGTTACGAACTCGAAGCCATGAGTGCTTACCGTAAAATCGAGAATGATACCGACGCTGACTTGGCTAACCACCAAGACGTCACGGCCTATCTTGAAACGGCTAACCAACAATTGGCCGATACCGCGATGAAGTTACAAACTAAATTACTCGGCGATATGGTCATTGCCGGTTCTGAAAAAATGAAATTACGTTATAATTTGAACGATTAA
- a CDS encoding GNAT family N-acetyltransferase, with amino-acid sequence MTAGFATVEKTVGSVVMMEIRTAQPQDSAQIAPLIAMIYRDMEMPVLKNVSEADLLAMLTELYQRPANLDGLAQTFVAVMAHKIVGVAFGHLAKNEAAVNDLLRTTSGHHAGFEAPLELGGETRPNEWYLSMLVVDPQAQGHGVGSALLEALPGLVGQLGATKLSLNVDDGNPRAAKLYHRHGFVPDGQLMIGTHPYQHLVKPLS; translated from the coding sequence ATGACCGCGGGATTTGCTACGGTTGAGAAAACAGTTGGGAGCGTTGTGATGATGGAAATTCGAACGGCACAACCGCAAGATAGTGCTCAAATTGCACCATTGATTGCGATGATTTACCGTGATATGGAAATGCCAGTCTTAAAAAATGTTAGCGAGGCCGACCTATTGGCAATGTTGACTGAGTTGTATCAGCGACCGGCCAATTTAGATGGGTTAGCGCAGACTTTTGTGGCGGTCATGGCTCACAAAATCGTCGGTGTCGCGTTCGGGCACTTAGCGAAGAATGAAGCCGCTGTAAACGATTTGTTGCGGACGACTTCAGGTCATCATGCGGGGTTTGAGGCACCACTGGAATTAGGTGGTGAGACCCGGCCGAATGAGTGGTATTTAAGCATGTTGGTAGTTGATCCGCAAGCTCAGGGCCACGGAGTTGGTAGTGCCTTACTAGAAGCATTACCAGGACTCGTTGGTCAACTGGGGGCCACGAAACTGAGTTTAAACGTTGATGATGGCAATCCCCGAGCAGCTAAGTTATACCACCGGCATGGTTTTGTCCCGGATGGTCAGCTCATGATTGGCACACATCCGTACCAGCACTTGGTTAAGCCTTTATCATAA
- a CDS encoding YibE/F family protein, whose amino-acid sequence MAESFTRSSNGLDYRRNLDSVKDCQNRSLYWKMGGKLVTIEVKKGENVKQRIKQRWGLWLTLLVIILGLIGVGLTRVNAGLYQQTVAQVTHVQTKSRSTTTDEFENKDATVTQLVTVRVLNKAHRGRTYQIKNTYTRSGAMDQPYHVRNQVFLRIPSDHSSAVTIQGLKRDTALAFVAWLALALLLLIMRFSGLMAFLSVALNAVLFYAAIQIDLATNGGHIYLLFGVLAVIFAVLTLLLVLGFSRQMLVTLGATVVGTGLAVIISLIVFAVTHERGVTYESMQYVTQVPRPLFLVETVLGSLGAVMDESTDIVASLFQLKTERPDIAPRQVFKSGIQIGRSIMGPLINVLFLIFMADTFAMTLLYFRNGNSWGYTFTMNMSLGMVQSLISGIGIVLAIPVASWLASRLMPKAVMA is encoded by the coding sequence TTGGCTGAAAGCTTTACGCGTTCAAGTAACGGCCTAGATTACCGTAGAAACTTAGATTCTGTTAAAGATTGCCAGAATCGAAGTTTGTATTGGAAAATGGGTGGTAAACTGGTGACCATTGAAGTGAAAAAAGGTGAAAATGTGAAACAGCGAATCAAGCAACGGTGGGGGTTGTGGTTAACACTGCTGGTGATTATTTTAGGACTAATCGGGGTTGGATTGACCCGAGTTAATGCGGGACTTTATCAGCAGACAGTTGCACAAGTGACCCACGTGCAGACTAAGAGTCGAAGCACGACGACGGATGAATTTGAGAATAAGGATGCGACAGTGACACAGTTGGTAACGGTCCGGGTGCTCAATAAGGCACATCGTGGTCGAACTTACCAGATCAAGAATACGTATACGCGCTCAGGCGCAATGGATCAGCCGTATCACGTCCGTAATCAAGTCTTCTTACGGATTCCTAGCGATCATAGTAGTGCAGTGACGATTCAGGGGTTAAAACGAGATACCGCATTGGCGTTTGTCGCGTGGTTAGCCCTAGCACTGCTCTTGTTAATTATGCGTTTCAGCGGTCTGATGGCCTTTTTGAGTGTCGCGCTCAACGCTGTACTATTTTATGCCGCCATTCAGATCGATTTAGCTACTAATGGTGGTCACATTTACCTGCTCTTTGGCGTATTGGCCGTAATCTTCGCCGTGCTCACACTGTTGCTAGTTCTCGGTTTTAGTCGTCAAATGTTAGTAACATTGGGTGCGACTGTGGTTGGCACGGGACTGGCTGTCATTATTAGTCTGATCGTCTTTGCGGTGACCCATGAGCGTGGTGTGACTTATGAATCGATGCAGTACGTGACGCAGGTTCCCCGACCGTTATTTTTAGTCGAAACAGTCCTCGGTTCACTCGGAGCAGTCATGGATGAATCAACAGATATTGTTGCTTCATTGTTTCAATTGAAAACGGAGCGCCCGGACATTGCACCACGACAAGTATTTAAGTCGGGTATTCAAATTGGCCGGTCTATTATGGGACCCTTGATCAACGTGCTATTTTTGATTTTCATGGCGGATACTTTCGCGATGACTTTGCTCTATTTCCGTAACGGCAATAGCTGGGGTTACACTTTTACAATGAATATGTCGTTGGGGATGGTCCAAAGTTTGATTTCTGGTATCGGTATCGTTTTAGCGATTCCAGTAGCCAGTTGGTTAGCCAGTCGATTGATGCCTAAGGCGGTGATGGCATGA
- a CDS encoding YibE/F family protein codes for MNTITVLGLILLGLMTLIGGKTGATAFLSLLFNFGLLFLAVVLISWGFPAMGVSLVIGTIILAFTIFFGEDNEVAAKPAYIAALIVMVILVLIIFPVENWIMAQGFSLEDSEDLEGMSLAIGVSFIGVAVTEAILSTLGAIAEAAIAIAAGLSEILAQHPQLPTKRLYIDGISIGKQIIGTTFNTLFFGFFGGFLALFIWFAGLHYSFGSVINNKIFVAEVLMVLFSLIGVILVVPVTTWVMTIQHRQQIKHND; via the coding sequence ATGAACACGATTACCGTTTTAGGATTGATCTTACTAGGATTGATGACATTAATTGGTGGTAAGACTGGAGCGACGGCCTTTTTGAGTTTGTTATTTAACTTTGGATTGTTGTTTTTAGCCGTTGTTTTGATTTCATGGGGCTTTCCAGCAATGGGGGTGTCGTTGGTCATTGGGACAATCATCTTGGCCTTCACGATTTTCTTTGGGGAGGACAACGAAGTGGCGGCCAAGCCAGCTTATATTGCAGCATTGATTGTTATGGTCATTTTAGTGCTGATTATTTTTCCCGTTGAAAATTGGATCATGGCGCAGGGCTTTAGTTTAGAAGATAGTGAAGATCTGGAAGGTATGTCGTTAGCCATTGGGGTCTCCTTTATTGGCGTAGCAGTAACTGAAGCAATTTTAAGTACACTAGGGGCCATTGCGGAAGCTGCTATTGCGATTGCGGCGGGTCTGAGTGAAATTCTGGCGCAGCATCCGCAGTTGCCAACTAAGCGACTCTATATCGATGGTATCAGTATTGGTAAGCAGATTATCGGGACGACTTTTAATACCTTGTTTTTCGGCTTTTTTGGTGGCTTCTTGGCGCTATTTATCTGGTTTGCGGGCTTACATTATTCCTTCGGGAGTGTTATCAATAATAAAATATTTGTTGCGGAAGTATTAATGGTATTATTCTCGTTAATTGGCGTTATCCTGGTAGTTCCCGTCACGACGTGGGTGATGACGATTCAACATCGGCAACAAATTAAGCACAACGATTGA